The following proteins are encoded in a genomic region of Brachypodium distachyon strain Bd21 chromosome 1, Brachypodium_distachyon_v3.0, whole genome shotgun sequence:
- the LOC100841206 gene encoding uncharacterized protein LOC100841206 isoform X1 — MSVSCGLECVLCVGCVRWAWKRLTYIGAYDSETWPPAAPDDFEPVPRICRIIIAISDPDLSNPKLAPPGRGYADIDPDGFVRRTTYADVGNTCPPYVVYADKRRKEVVLAVRGLNLVRNADYKVLMDDKLGKQMFDGGYVHHGLLKAAQFILERETETLRELLRQQGPDCKLLFAGHSLGSGIAALMTVLVVNNRREFGNIPRSHIRCYALAPARCMSLNLAVKYADVIYSVVLQDDFLPRTPTPLQYIFGSIFCLPCLIFLVCLRDTFKQDKKKFKDPRRLYAPGRMYHIVERKFCRCGRFPPEVRTAIPVEGRFEHIVLSCSTTSDHAIFWIERESAKALELMKENEKATTPPAQQKMERLQSFEEEHKSALQRAKTLDVPHAVDISEEETHEGALPSDTHSETTSEPKSAGGTSWDELMDKLFSRDEDGKLIVNRDMVARDVVIE; from the exons atgtcGGTGTCGTGCGGGCTGGAGTGCGTGCTGTGCGTGGGGTGCGTGCGGTGGGCGTGGAAGCGGCTCACTTACATCGGCGCCTACGACAGCGAGACCtggccgcccgccgctccCGACGACTTCGAGCCCGTCCCGCGCATCTGCCGCATCATCATCGCCATCTCCGATCCGGACCTCTCCAACCCCAAGCTCGCGCCGCCCGGCCGCGGGTACGCCGACATCGACCCCGACGGCTTCGTCAGGCGCACCACCTACGCCGACGTCGGCAACACCTGCCCGCCCTACGTCGTCTATGCCGACAAGCGCCGCAAGGAGGTCGTCCTCGCCGTCCGCGGCCTCAACCTCGTCCGCAACGCCGACTACAAG GTCTTGATGGACGACAAGCTCGGGAAGCAGATGTTCGACGGCGGGTATGTGCATCACGGGCTGCTGAAGGCGGCCCAGTTCATACTGGAGAGGGAGACGGAGACGCTGCGGGAGCTGCTGCGGCAGCAAGGGCCCGACTGCAAGCTCCTGTTCGCGGGGCACTCGCTGGGCTCCGGCATCGCGGCGCTCATGACGGTGCTGGTGGTCAACAACCGGAGGGAGTTTGGCAACATACCCAGGAGCCACATACGGTGCTACGCCCTCGCGCCCGCCCGGTGCATGTCGCTCAACCTCGCTGTCAAGTACGCCGATGTGATCTACTCCGTCGTGCTGCAG GATGATTTTTTGCCAAGAACGCCAACACCATTGCAATACATTTTTGGGTCTATATTCTG CTTGCCCTGCTTGATATTCCTCGTTTGCTTGAGAGATACATTtaaacaagacaagaaaaagTTTAAAGATCCTAGAAGATTGTATGCTCCGGGTCGAATGTATCATATTGTCGAGAGGAAATTTTGCAG ATGTGGAAGATTCCCGCCTGAAGTGAGAACTGCTATTCCAGTGGAAGGACGATTTGAGCATATTGTGTTATCGTGTAGTACCACTTCTGATCATGCCATTTTTTGGATTGAGCGAGAATCAGCTAAGGCTTTAGAG TTAATGAAGGAAAATGAGAAGGCAACAACTCCACCGGCGCAACAAAAGATGGAGAGATTGCAAAGTTTTGAGGAAGAACATAAGAGTGCACTCCAGAGAGCGAAGACCTTGGATGTTCCTCACGCAGTTGACATTTCTGAAGAGGAAACCCATGAGGGTGCACTACCATCCGATACTCACAGCGAGACGACATCAGAACCAAAATCTGCAGGAGGAACCAGTTGGGATGAGCTGATGGATAAGCTTTTCAGCAGGGATGAAGATGGTAAGCTTATTGTGAACAGGGACATGGTAGCGAGAGACGTTGTTATCGAGTAA
- the LOC100841206 gene encoding uncharacterized protein LOC100841206 isoform X2, with protein MSVSCGLECVLCVGCVRWAWKRLTYIGAYDSETWPPAAPDDFEPVPRICRIIIAISDPDLSNPKLAPPGRGYADIDPDGFVRRTTYADVGNTCPPYVVYADKRRKEVVLAVRGLNLVRNADYKVLMDDKLGKQMFDGGYVHHGLLKAAQFILERETETLRELLRQQGPDCKLLFAGHSLGSGIAALMTVLVVNNRREFGNIPRSHIRCYALAPARCMSLNLAVKYADVIYSVVLQDDFLPRTPTPLQYIFGSIFCLPCLIFLVCLRDTFKQDKKKFKDPRRLYAPGRMYHIVERKFCRCGRFPPEVRTAIPVEGRFEHIVLSCSTTSDHAIFWIERESAKALEPCFCAVNEGK; from the exons atgtcGGTGTCGTGCGGGCTGGAGTGCGTGCTGTGCGTGGGGTGCGTGCGGTGGGCGTGGAAGCGGCTCACTTACATCGGCGCCTACGACAGCGAGACCtggccgcccgccgctccCGACGACTTCGAGCCCGTCCCGCGCATCTGCCGCATCATCATCGCCATCTCCGATCCGGACCTCTCCAACCCCAAGCTCGCGCCGCCCGGCCGCGGGTACGCCGACATCGACCCCGACGGCTTCGTCAGGCGCACCACCTACGCCGACGTCGGCAACACCTGCCCGCCCTACGTCGTCTATGCCGACAAGCGCCGCAAGGAGGTCGTCCTCGCCGTCCGCGGCCTCAACCTCGTCCGCAACGCCGACTACAAG GTCTTGATGGACGACAAGCTCGGGAAGCAGATGTTCGACGGCGGGTATGTGCATCACGGGCTGCTGAAGGCGGCCCAGTTCATACTGGAGAGGGAGACGGAGACGCTGCGGGAGCTGCTGCGGCAGCAAGGGCCCGACTGCAAGCTCCTGTTCGCGGGGCACTCGCTGGGCTCCGGCATCGCGGCGCTCATGACGGTGCTGGTGGTCAACAACCGGAGGGAGTTTGGCAACATACCCAGGAGCCACATACGGTGCTACGCCCTCGCGCCCGCCCGGTGCATGTCGCTCAACCTCGCTGTCAAGTACGCCGATGTGATCTACTCCGTCGTGCTGCAG GATGATTTTTTGCCAAGAACGCCAACACCATTGCAATACATTTTTGGGTCTATATTCTG CTTGCCCTGCTTGATATTCCTCGTTTGCTTGAGAGATACATTtaaacaagacaagaaaaagTTTAAAGATCCTAGAAGATTGTATGCTCCGGGTCGAATGTATCATATTGTCGAGAGGAAATTTTGCAG ATGTGGAAGATTCCCGCCTGAAGTGAGAACTGCTATTCCAGTGGAAGGACGATTTGAGCATATTGTGTTATCGTGTAGTACCACTTCTGATCATGCCATTTTTTGGATTGAGCGAGAATCAGCTAAGGCTTTAGAG CCATGTTTTTGTGCAGTTAATGAAGGAAAATGA
- the LOC100841511 gene encoding THO complex subunit 4D — protein sequence METSLDMSLDDMIKNRSGRGRGRTGVRGQRGGRGRGDGQNLGRGDGQRLGRGFGRGRGAGTFRGRGLRVPAQRPLGVNTRSSSYAIAKSFNKTKDFAWTHDRFEDSMVAAGLSGIESGTKLYISNLHYGVTKEDLQELFSEMGHLKHCAVHYDNNRRPTGSAEVIFTRRSEAVQALKRYNNVRLDGKEMKIEVIGANLGLAAVSAPRVNVIPGVKGRGQREVVMMPRTSAFGRGAADSSNFLPGWKRNSFAQRGGQARGRGRGRGRGRGLGRGIGRGHGRGVYVRKGPSEKSAEQLDKELDTYHSGAMNVD from the exons ATGGAGACATCTTTGGATATGTCACTGGATGATATGATTAAGAACAGAAGTgggaggggaagaggaagaacaggGGTAAGGGGCCAGAGAGGTGGCCGAGGCAGAGGCGATGGCCAAAATTTAGGCAGAGGTGATGGCCAAAGGCTAGGCCGTGGTTTTGGGCGTGGACGTGGTGCTGGCACCTTTCGTGGAAGGGGACTACGGGTACCTGCACAAAGGCCACTTGGTGTTAACACTCGGTCGTCTTCATATGCTATTGCCAAG TCATTCAACAAAACCAAGGATTTTGCATGGACACATGATCGGTTCGAGGATAGCATGGTGGCTGCTGGCCTTTCCGGAATAGAATCTGGTACAAAGCTATATATTTCAAACTTGCACTATGGAGTGACAAAAGAAGATTTACAG GAACTTTTTTCTGAAATGGGTCATTTGAAGCACTGTGCTGTTCATTATGACAACAATAGACGCCCAACT GGTTCAGCTGAGGTGATATTCACTAGGAGGAGTGAAGCTGTTCAAGCACTGAAGCGATATAATAACGTGCGCCTTGATGGAAAGGAAATGAAGATCGAAGTGATAGGAGCAAATTTGGGTTTGGCTGCTGTTTCGGCACCCCGTGTTAATGTTATTCCTGGTGTGAAGGGCAGAGGACAGAGAGAAGTTGTAATGAT gcCTCGTACAAGTGCATTTGGTCGAGGTGCAGCTGACTCATCTAATTTCCTTCCTGG GTGGAAGCGCAACAGTTTTGCTCAGAGAGGAGGACAAGCCCGTGGTCGTGGGCGTGGGCGTGGGCGTGGGCGTGGGCTTGGGCGTGGCATCGGGCGGGGTCACGGACGTGGCGTCTATGTGCGGAAGGGGCCTTCGGAGAAATCAGCTGAACAATTGGACAAGGAGCTGGACACCTATCATTCAGGAGCAATGAATGTTGACTAA